Part of the Mycolicibacterium mageritense genome is shown below.
TTGCGATCTGGTCGAAGGCCGGGTAGCTGAATCCGTCGAACTGGATCTCGGGCACCGGCCGAAAGCCCCGGATCGCCATCCCGATCGCAATCCCGATGATCGCCGACTCGGCCAGCGGGGTATCGAAACACCGGTCCCCGCCGAAGGTTTCGGAGAGCCCCTCGGTGACCCGGAAGACCCCGCCCAGCGTGGCGACGTCCTCACCGAACACCAGCACGCTCTCGTCTGCGGCCATGGCGTCGTGCAACGCCTGATTGATCGCCTGCACCATAGTCAGCTCGGCGGTCTTTCGCACCGACGTCAGGATCGGTTCCCACGGCTCCGGCGAATCACCTTGAGCGGCAGGCCGGTCGATGATCTGAGTCATGTGGGGTCACGCCTCCTTCGCCAACTCTGCCAACAGCTGATCCCGTTGCCGGGCCAGATCAGGAGTGATCTCGGCATACACGATTTCGAACATCTCGGCGGGGTCGAAGTCCGGGGCACCCGCCACCGCGTCCCGCAGTTCGGCACACAACCGCTTCGACCGGGCGCTGACGCGCTCTTCGAGGCGTTCGGTCCACACACCCACGTTCTGGAGGTACGTCCGGTAGCGCGCGATCGGATCGCGAGCCAGCCACGCGTTGACAGCGTCCGCAGACCGGTACCGCGTGGGGTCGTCGGACGTGGTGTGCGGACCCATCCGGTAGGTGATCGCTTCGATCAGCGTCGGGCCGCCGCCGCGGCGGGCCCGTTCGGCGGCCTCGGCCATCACCGTGAAACACGCGAGGACGTCGTTGCCGTCGACCCTGAGACCGGGCATGCCGTAGCCGATGGCGCGGTGCGCGATCGACGGGCCGGCCTGCTGATGCTCAACCGGCACCGAGATCGCCCACTGGTTGTTCTGCACGAAGAACACGCACGGCGCCCGGAACACCGACGCGAGGTTCAGGGCCTCGTGCGCGTCGCCCTCGCTGGTCGCACCGTCGCCCATGAAGGCGACCGTCACGGAATCCTCACCGAGGCGCTGCGCGGCCATCGCGGCGCCGACCGCGTGTAGGCCGTGGGTACCGATGGGGATCGCGACCGGGGCGACGCAGTGGTCGGTGAACTGCAGGCCACCGTGCCATTTGCCGCGCCACAACGCACCGATCTGGGCCGGGGTGATGCCACGCAGCAGGAACGCGCCGATCTCGCGGTACTGCGGGAACAACCAGTCGGTCTTGCGCAGGCAGGCCGCCGCGCCGACCTGCGCGGCCTCCTGGCCGTGACATGACGCGAACAGCGCCAGTTCGCCCTGCCGTTGCAGGTTGACGAACTCGGAGTCCAGATCACGCGTGACGACCATCGACTCGTAGAGCCAGCCGAGTGTTTCTGGCGGCAGATCACGGCTGTAGCGCGTCTCGCTGGTGGGTGATCCGTCGGCCTCGACGAGTCGCACGGGATCAAGATCGACGCTCAGCGGCGCCGCAGATGGCTCAGCCATACCGCCTCCTGTTCGGTGACGGCATGTTCCGCCGTCGGTCCGTGAGGTGCTCAGCGCGGCGGCGATGGAGCAAAACCCCTGGTGAGGGGCCTCCGGCTAGCCGCAAGGGTGAGGCGCTAGCCGGACAATGCGCTCGGTACGTCGTAGCACTGGGGCATCACCGCCATTATGCGCCCGAATCGGATACGACCGCGTCCATCGGCGGTAACGGATCGGCTGCGTGTCGCGCGGTGGCCGGTCAGCCGGGCGGCGCGAGTGCGACGATGCGCTCAGCGCGTCGCAGCACCGGCGCGTCGACCATGAGCCCGTCGTACTGGAAGACGCCACGTTCTCGGGCCGACCGGTCCAGCACCGCTCGCGCCCACACGACCTGCTCATCGGTCGGGGCGTAGCCCGCCCGGATGACAGCCACCTGGGTCGGATGAATGGCGACCTTGGCGTCGAATCCGACGGCCACCGCATCGTCGGTCTCGGCCCGCAGCCCGTCGAGATCCTTGATGTCCAGGTACACCGAGTCGAGCGCGAATTTGCCGAACGCCTTGGCCGCCAGAAGGGCCTGTGAGCGGACATGCTGCGCGACGTCGCGGTAGCTGCCGTCGGGCCATCGATTGGCGGTGCCGCCGGTCACGGCGAACAGATCCTCGGCACCCCACATCACCGCGAACGCGTTGTCGGGCTGCACCAGCTGGACCACGTTGAGCGCGGCCAGCGGGGTCTCGACGAGAACCACCACATCCAGCGGCGCCAGCGCCCGCACCTGGTCGGGATGTTCGGACTTCGCCAACATCACCGTGGTGTAGTCGGTCGCCGCCACGGCCTTCAGGTCGAGCGCATGATCGGCGGTGCCGGTGGGATTGACCCGCACGACGGTGCGGGCCGGGTCGAGCCGCGTGGCGATCAAGGCTTGCCGTGCGGCTTCGCGGTCCTTGGCCGCGACACCGTCCTCGAGATCGAGGATCACCACGTCAGCCGCCGCGGCCGCCTTCTCGAACCGCTCGGGCCGATCCGCGGGGCAGAACAGCCAGCCGGGGCCGGTATTCGCGATCGCCACTACGCCTCCTCTGCCGGACGCATGCGCACCATGGTCTTGCGCGACGCTGTCGCGACGACGTCGCCGTGCTGGTTGCGCCCGGTGTGCGCGAACGTGACGATGCCTTCCCCCGGGCGGCTCTTGGATGCGCGCTTCTCGGTGATCTCCGTTTCGGCGTAGAGCGTGTCGCCGTGGAAAAGCGGCTTGGGAAAGGCGATCTCGGAGAAGCCGAGGTTGCCGACGATGGTGCCTTGGGTCAGCTGGGCCACCGAGAGGCCGACCAGCGTCGACAGCGTGAACATCGAGTTGACCAGGCGGGCGTTGAACGGCGGCAGCGCGTCGGAGAACGCCGCGTCGAGGTGCAGCGCCTGGGTGTTCATGGTCAGCGTGGTGAACAGCACGTTGTCGGCCTCGGTGATGGTGCGACCCGGCCGGTGCAAGTAGCGCACGCCGATCTCGAACTCCTCGAACCACAGCCCGCGCTGCTCGATCACCCGCTTGTCGCTCACAGACCGGCCTCCCGCGCGATCAGCATGAGCTGCACTTCGGTTGTGCCCTCGCCGATTTCCAGGATCTTGCTGTCGCGGTAGTGCCGCGCGACGGGGTACTCGTTCATGAAGCCGTAGCCGCCGAAGATCTGGGTGGCGTCGCGCGAGTTGTCCATCGCGGCCTCGCTCGACACCAGCTTGGCCACGGCCGCGGCTTTCTTGAAAGGCTTGCCGGACAACATGAGTGCCGCGGCGTCGTAGTAGGCGGCACGTGCGGTGTGCGCGCGCGCTTCCATCCTGGCGATCTTGAACGCGATCGCCTGGTAGGTGCCGATCTTGGCGCCGAACGCTTCCCGCTCCTTGGCGTAGCGCACGCATTCGTCCACACAGCCTTGCGCGACACCGACCGACAGCGCGGCGATCGCGATCCGGCCCTCGTCGAGGATGCGCAGGAAGTTGGCGTAGCCGCGGCCGCGCTCGCCGAGCAGGTTCTCGGCGGGCACGCGCACGTCGTCGAAGCTCAAGGGATGGGTGTCCGACGCGTTCCAGCCGACCTTGTTGTAGGCCGGCTCGGCCGTGAAGCCCTCGGTGGGCACCGGCACCAGGATCGACGAGATCTCTTTTTTGCCACCGGCCTGCTCGTCCGTGACCGCGGTGACCGTCACCAGTTTCGTGATGTCGGTGCCGGAGTTGGTGATGAACTGCTTGGAGCCGTTGATCACCCAGCTGTCGCCGTCGAGCTTCGCGGTGGTCTTGGTGGCCCCCGCGTCGCTGCCGCCACCGGCCTCGGTCAGGCCGAACGCGCCGAGTGCCTTACCGCTGGCCAGCAGTGGCAGCCACTCCTGCTTCTGCGCCTCGTTGCCGAACCGGTACACCGGCATCGCGCCCAGCGACACGCCGGCCTCCAGTGTGATGGCCACGCTCTGGTCGACCTTGCCGAGTTCTTCGAGCGCGAGGCACAGCGCGAAGTAGTCCCCACCCATGCCGCCGTACTCCTCGGGGAACGGCAGGCCGAACAGGCCCATGTCGGCCATGCCCGCGACGACCTCGTACGGAAACGAGTGTTCTTCGTCGTGTTTGGCGCTCACCGGCGCGACCACGCTCTGGGCGAAGTCGCGGACGGTCTTGGCCAATTGCTCGTAGTGGTCGGGCAGCGTTCCGGTCGACAAAAAGTCGCTCATGATTCGTTCTCCTGTGTGTGAGCGGTGATTCGGGCCAGCGGCTGACCCACCTTGACCTGGTCGCCGACGGCGACGAGAAGTTCGGCCACGCCGTCGACGGGTGCGGTGAGTGCGTGTTCCATCTTCATGGCCTCGACGGTCACGACGACGGTTCCCGCGGCGATCTCGCTGCCGTCGTCGACGCCAACGGCGACAACGGATCCCGGCATGGGGCTGACGAGCTCGGCGTCGCCGCTGTGCTCGTCGTCGGGACGCACGGGCGCTTCGCGGACCTCGTCCACGAACCACGTGCGGCCACCGCCGGAGAGCCAGACGCGGCCATCGGTGGTCGCGGTCAGATACTCGGTGCGCAGGCCGTCGAGTGTGACGGCGAACCGGTCCCCGGCGAAAGCGACGCTGACGGTGTGGGTTTCGCCGTGTTCGACGGTCGCGACCGCGTCACCCGGGCTGCCTGTGAGGTACACGTGATCGGTTCGGTCGCCTGCGGACAGCCGGAAGGTGGCGGGCGCCCGTTCCCCTGTCCGCCAGCCCGACGGCACCTCCCACACGCTGTTGCCGGCCGCCGACCAGTGCCGAATCCACTGGTATGCCGCCGCGGCGATCAGTTCCCGGTCTCCGGCCGGCGCCGCCGCGAATTCGGGGGCGCGGCGGTCCAGCAGACCGGTGTCGAGCCGGCCCGCCACGACGTCGGGGTCGGCGATGAGAAAGCGCAGGAACTCGATGTTGGTGGTGACACCCAGTACCGCGGTGTCCGCCAGCGCCCGGTCCAGCCGGTGCAGCGCCGCTGCCCGATCCCCCGCGTAGGCGATCACCTTCGACAGCATCGGGTCGTAGTCACTGCCGACGACCGTGCCCGCGGCGAGCCCGGAATCCACCCGCACCCCGGCGCCCACGGGCTCACCAAGGCCGAGCACCGGTCCGCCGGTGGGCAGGAACCCTGCGGCGGGATCTTCGGCGTACACGCGGGCCTCCACGGCGTGCCCGGACAACACGATGTCGTCCTGGCCGAGCGTCAGCTTTTCCCCCGCCGCGATGCGAATCTGCTGTTCCACCAGATCGATACCGGTGACCATCTCGGTCACCGGATGTTCCACCTGCAGCCGGGTGTTCATCTCCATGAAGAAGAACTCATCGGGTTGGTCGGCCGAGACGATGAACTCCACCGTGCCCGCGCCGGTGTAGTCGACACTACGCGCGGTGTCGCACGCGGCCGCACCGATCCGGGCCCGGGCCTCGGCGTCCAGCAGCGGCGATGGCGCCTCCTCGATCACCTTCTGGTGCCTGCGCTGCAGGCTGCATTCACGCTCACCCAGGTGGATCACGTTGCCGTGGGCGTCGGCGAGCACCTGAACCTCGATGTGGCGGGGCCGCAGCACGAACCGTTCCAGGAACAACGTGTCGTCGCCGAACGCGGCGCCGGCCTCGCGGCGCGCACTGACCAGCGCGGCAGGCAGTTCGCCGGCGTCGTGTACGACGCGCATACCCTTGCCGCCGCCCCCCGCGGACGGCTTGACCAGCACGGGGAATCCCACGTCGGGAGCCCCGGCGATCAGGTCGTCGTCGGTCAGGCCCGGGCGCGAAATCCCCGGTACGACAGGGACGCC
Proteins encoded:
- the pdhA gene encoding pyruvate dehydrogenase (acetyl-transferring) E1 component subunit alpha → MAEPSAAPLSVDLDPVRLVEADGSPTSETRYSRDLPPETLGWLYESMVVTRDLDSEFVNLQRQGELALFASCHGQEAAQVGAAACLRKTDWLFPQYREIGAFLLRGITPAQIGALWRGKWHGGLQFTDHCVAPVAIPIGTHGLHAVGAAMAAQRLGEDSVTVAFMGDGATSEGDAHEALNLASVFRAPCVFFVQNNQWAISVPVEHQQAGPSIAHRAIGYGMPGLRVDGNDVLACFTVMAEAAERARRGGGPTLIEAITYRMGPHTTSDDPTRYRSADAVNAWLARDPIARYRTYLQNVGVWTERLEERVSARSKRLCAELRDAVAGAPDFDPAEMFEIVYAEITPDLARQRDQLLAELAKEA
- a CDS encoding HpcH/HpaI aldolase/citrate lyase family protein; the encoded protein is MAIANTGPGWLFCPADRPERFEKAAAAADVVILDLEDGVAAKDREAARQALIATRLDPARTVVRVNPTGTADHALDLKAVAATDYTTVMLAKSEHPDQVRALAPLDVVVLVETPLAALNVVQLVQPDNAFAVMWGAEDLFAVTGGTANRWPDGSYRDVAQHVRSQALLAAKAFGKFALDSVYLDIKDLDGLRAETDDAVAVGFDAKVAIHPTQVAVIRAGYAPTDEQVVWARAVLDRSARERGVFQYDGLMVDAPVLRRAERIVALAPPG
- a CDS encoding MaoC family dehydratase, with translation MSDKRVIEQRGLWFEEFEIGVRYLHRPGRTITEADNVLFTTLTMNTQALHLDAAFSDALPPFNARLVNSMFTLSTLVGLSVAQLTQGTIVGNLGFSEIAFPKPLFHGDTLYAETEITEKRASKSRPGEGIVTFAHTGRNQHGDVVATASRKTMVRMRPAEEA
- a CDS encoding acyl-CoA dehydrogenase family protein, with the translated sequence MSDFLSTGTLPDHYEQLAKTVRDFAQSVVAPVSAKHDEEHSFPYEVVAGMADMGLFGLPFPEEYGGMGGDYFALCLALEELGKVDQSVAITLEAGVSLGAMPVYRFGNEAQKQEWLPLLASGKALGAFGLTEAGGGSDAGATKTTAKLDGDSWVINGSKQFITNSGTDITKLVTVTAVTDEQAGGKKEISSILVPVPTEGFTAEPAYNKVGWNASDTHPLSFDDVRVPAENLLGERGRGYANFLRILDEGRIAIAALSVGVAQGCVDECVRYAKEREAFGAKIGTYQAIAFKIARMEARAHTARAAYYDAAALMLSGKPFKKAAAVAKLVSSEAAMDNSRDATQIFGGYGFMNEYPVARHYRDSKILEIGEGTTEVQLMLIAREAGL
- a CDS encoding acetyl-CoA carboxylase biotin carboxylase subunit, yielding MTDSLFDTVLVANRGEIAVRVIRTLRAMGIRSVAVFSEADAGARHVTEADVAVCIGPAAARQSYLDIAAVVAAARRTGAQAVHPGYGFLSENAEFAAALQDAGIVFIGPPAGAIATMGDKIAAKAAVSAFGVPVVPGISRPGLTDDDLIAGAPDVGFPVLVKPSAGGGGKGMRVVHDAGELPAALVSARREAGAAFGDDTLFLERFVLRPRHIEVQVLADAHGNVIHLGERECSLQRRHQKVIEEAPSPLLDAEARARIGAAACDTARSVDYTGAGTVEFIVSADQPDEFFFMEMNTRLQVEHPVTEMVTGIDLVEQQIRIAAGEKLTLGQDDIVLSGHAVEARVYAEDPAAGFLPTGGPVLGLGEPVGAGVRVDSGLAAGTVVGSDYDPMLSKVIAYAGDRAAALHRLDRALADTAVLGVTTNIEFLRFLIADPDVVAGRLDTGLLDRRAPEFAAAPAGDRELIAAAAYQWIRHWSAAGNSVWEVPSGWRTGERAPATFRLSAGDRTDHVYLTGSPGDAVATVEHGETHTVSVAFAGDRFAVTLDGLRTEYLTATTDGRVWLSGGGRTWFVDEVREAPVRPDDEHSGDAELVSPMPGSVVAVGVDDGSEIAAGTVVVTVEAMKMEHALTAPVDGVAELLVAVGDQVKVGQPLARITAHTQENES